The genomic window CAAGTTAAAGAAAAGCcccaaacaaaacaaaacccTTTTCCGCTTGGCTCACTTTTTTACAAAGATCAGAGTAAAGACATATTTGGAGTTTCCTATTGGCTAGGTATTTCATATTTCTACAATTCTACAATTCAGCATTCTGCATGAAACAAAAATGACCATTTTAAGAAAAGTGTGAATTATTGGAAGGAATCGAAGTCGTGTGTTGGGTCTATTTACTAAGGAGATAatgtattaatcaaaataattataggtacaatttttttgttgcaCAGTTGCACTGCAcagtacattttaaagtttgattccctaattaagaataaatttcaatacctATTGTACACCAACttttcaaatagtttttcttatcggtttgaattttttttagactctattatttttagtattaaaaaatttactggCCCAATTGAGATCAaagttcattaaattattcagaTCTTCATTATGACTAGATATTAGTTAGGTTGATTTAGGTCTTACTAAAGCCTAAAAGCCTACTTACCAAAGAAGTTActcttacaatatttacataatatgtatcacTGTATCAGAAATTAAAGAatccatttttcattttcatagttattataattacacattagtacacaatttatattaaactttacaaaacccaagtaatttttatcatacaattttactaGGATTAAACGATTTAAACGTAAGGACCATACGaagtcatttttttgttattgtcgTATTTGGTatccttttaatttatataataattattagcagCAAATCACGAtgttacaaaacaattaaagtttaaaaatgaaattgttgaatttggaaaaatcaaatagttaataaattagtaggtaccttTTTATACCAAAAAGTATTTCTCTTATtaggtaactatatttttcacaCATTTGTTCCAAAAATCATTTGTTCCACACTTTTCTCTATTATCCTTTCTATGATAACAACATAACAGtatcatttcaaatattatcaattgacaatattatcctttaatattaaagcacAGAATCACagaatttcaattttctgtgagattaattatacattattatgtgtttaaagtttaaacggTGACGGCGTGAcgcaaaatacaattaataaaaaataaagatttgaaaatagtttttgcAGAAAGTGCGTATTCCAActgctaaaatattattttaagtccaAATGTTATCCAAATTCTTgagtttaaaagttttatgatGGAAAAAATTACGTTTTGTAAAAGCTGGTCATTTCTTAAAACATTTACTAGAAACCACAGTTCGAAAGAATGGCTATTACGACAAAAAACTGATCCTTATGTAGAAAAagccaaaataaaaagttacagGTATTGTAGATAagtcttaattaattttattttaactgtgtagtatatttaattatcattaacaaAATAGGCAAACATAATGCctcacaaaaacaataaaatatttgtcttacatttttaatacagatGTAGAAGTGCATTTAAACTATTGCAAATGGATGATAGATTTTCTATATTGAAACCAGGCCAGTGTGTAATAGATATTGGTGCAGCTCCAGGTAGCTGGTCACAAGTAGCTgcatctaaaattaattcaacttcTACTAGtaagttatgtttttaaaaataatacctagcacaaattttaaaaagtacaaattTATTGGTTACCTACCATCAATATTCTGCTTAATTAccaatgataatatgtatttaaatatagcatCTGTTCcatgtattatctatataataaaaagttaattgcTCAACCACATCAATGTTCAAATTACTGCTTATGTTGAAATgtggattataattttaaaatatattttttttgtcaaatcaAGAATCGACTATCTTCTTgatgttgatattttaatatgtcagTTGCTCTACATGATTTTgtgttatacttattttttacgcGCTTCCAAAGCATTTTGATGGTTTGTGTTTCAGCTCTGTTCCCTGTAATCTTTGTTATATGTAATTCtcgttcttttaaaaattgtgcACACATATCTTTATCCCCAAGGATGtgccaataaaaataactcacaGTTAAACtcatcttaaattttaaaaatattcttaaactGACttgttaaatacaatatgttaaaatattgactacattatttgtttcacattcctaaaaaatattacttgtagtatgatatatattgataGATAACGTTCTTTCTGTAGATAGCTGCatactatactaaaaaatatgtagtagatagcatattaaacaatttttaaatgttatagctgtattatagaataaaaatgtgataGATAACAATTCTCCTTTTAAAACtgcttttgtaatttttactattactagttcaatatttttaataaaatcaacatgTACTTTTTGTTTATCTAACTAGATAGTGAAATTCCAACAGGCTTACTGATTGGTATTGATCTTCAACAAATGTACCCAATAAAAGGAGTGACATTATTAGGAAATTCTGATTTTACGTCTCCTAAAACATGGCAAAAGATAAAAGAATTATTGAATGGTCGTCCTATAGATGTTGTTTTAAGTGATATGGCACCTAATGCTTCAGGGGTGAAACATTTAGACCatgatttaatcataaaattagcTTATTCAGTAATTAAGTaagtaattgaaataattatttaccaattattatggtaatgaaaaacattaaataaatttaaccatttataatttacagatttgctgttttaaattctaatgttGGTGCAACATGTTTAATTAAGATTTTAGATGGCAATCAAAATTCAGAGATTGAAAATACTTTGTTAAagttttattcaaatgtaaaatttgtaaaacctGAAGCTAGTCGTTCAGATTCagcagaaaaatatttacttgctCGTGGATTTAAAGGACTTAAACAAAGTTaacttttgtatatattatatacatgtaaataatatataatagacacatatttatttatgtaatatactaatgtaatattttcttttaaaatggttttaaaatattttttttcagagaacactatctatgtatatatttattatattgtacttgtTATAAATCTGTTCTTACTGTTTTTTGGCAATTACAGAAAGATGTTAACctaaattgtgtattatacatagataagttaatataatcatagataatacttctattatctatgaatataatatggtataaaggataaatataatatattattatataatattaatcatataatacatactatattttcggaaaaaaaaatatcaatattctacaatactaaaaattaaaataatatctttaataaaaagcatattacaaaatatacttagtgataTAAGCTGACAGGCTATCTTcgcttataaatgttttataaatacattgaaacatcattgaattcaaatttaacagacctataataataacccaTTTGATACCTATCGTACAACAGaatggtattaaatattatacccagAGTGtatttaacctaaccttcttttttatttttcttgacaTATTTGAAAACCATTGAGAAACTACTTTAGACACAAAGTATCAATTAGATTCATTATCCATTTAAaacttagttattttaaaatattattatattaatgttgatattatacattgatacttttatatattagtaggCTAGCCATTCGTCCCGGTTAATGGATGCTGagagaaaataactttaatattgtattacttatttaaataggtatagaataatattttacatagtatcattatataattatcgtaataatgaaaatacaatacGAGGTCTAATGGTATGTAAAAtcgttgattataatataataatatattacctaatatttaataccattatgtataaaattcgGTGAAACCCAAAagcgcaaaaataaattgtattacttaatacaatattttactgacCTAAGTACCTAActtgtttgtaataaattttataaactcaTTCAATGGAAAAGtatcaacattatattattactgataattaataaatgtaaatatattaatttatattatagcctataggtatatactatatatatcaatacaatGTGTGGGGCAATGACTAACACTGTGGGCCGGGAAGAggatatatttgatttaaatatttataaccacTTCAAACTCAAagtcaaaaactaaaattgcgCCTATAGTTACAGAGCATTCcttggttattaaaaaaaatctaaaaacaattaaaaatatgggtCTATCGATTATATCTGCTTGTGCTGCTTAcgaattattctataatttttgacGGTAGCTAAGTAATAaggtaataagtattaatattttctgttaattattaattaatcatactAGTTGTCCTAACGTCGTAGGTACCAACCTTTATTGTTaagaattgtattaaatttaaataggtaaatagatTCTGAAACTAACGAAGATAGTTGCTATAGTTTCATATTAGTTGTTAGATCTATGATTTTTCACTCATTGCAGTTAAATctataacacattataaataagtgaaaacaagtaggtaattattattttatacgtctatattacatattttgccaaataaaataatttccataatatcatcatgtctaatttaacatatacattttatcatctTCCTAACAAAGAACCAGTCGGATTGTGTAACAAGATTGTTCAAGGATATCTTCTTAAATGGtgtgttaaatgtttaataatagaattttgtAGCCCGTTATtggtgtataattaataaaaagtactaataaatgtaaacataatatattaatatataccgtCCTATCTACTTAATTTAAACGTTTAcggtacctaaataaaattataaatttataaactattatagctAGGTTACCTACCTTTACCTAATCAACATACGAAACCACTCAGGTTTAGGTACTTGCCtacttaaaaaagtaaaatttatattttgtatttttatttaatattcaaattaggcgtattgtaatttgtaggtacctaacttaTAATACTGAGTAATAGGTACTGcgaattatgtacattttatgttacatacttacatagttacataatatagccatataggtacctacctaatataaaatgcGTAGTAGTTACAACCATgaaccaataaattatttcaatttcctaatgaatctttataatataaagtaggtatctaACTAAAAACTTGAATATATGTAGGTGATCCATTAcacttatatcttatattaatgtaatttataatttataattatattataaattagtttactgattatattttgttgaattttaaaaacaaaatagatattaaataatactatgattGATCGGAAGTAGCTATTGCCTATTTGTAGAAACACTTATTATACAGGTtcattttaagtaggtaccgttgttaaaactatatcaatgtaggtacattttttacatacactttttttttttttacattttatttagtttatatttaagactTCAGTTATTAGTTCTTATAGGCCATAATAGCAATCTACTTATTCACTGCGGTGTACGTTTTGTTACAGGTCAATGAAGAAATGTTTacgcataaattattatgctttCAATCAAGAGTTTAAGTCGGACGACATTAATCAGTTTGCATtggtttgatattataattattatttatctataatacaatatcatattatattatttaattattatagctagACTTAACAAGTAAAAAGTAGATATACCAGATACCTATGTACACATGTTAGGTAcccacatattataatcaaacttaagagtatctattttaatagGATTTTTTTCGGGACAACAATGTGGCAAATAACTTGCAAGCTAGTTTCAACGAATTTGCAGGCAAgtgttttacttttacttcTTAGTATggattattctatttatatctactaaataactaattaagtcatgttaattattaggtactttttttaaatattttaatatagtttagaaTGTTTAAATACCTATGCTCGCAGTGGTAATTTATACTTCCCTTTCCTGTCTTCTTCTGAAATTTTTACGGATATGCTAAATTGCCAACAGTAGAAATctttacattttctaaaatataaacaaacaaacaaaccatttttatggtttagattttggtaaataaattatttcgcaTTACTCCTCACCAGTTTTTATCCAGTTACATCACTTAAGGCTACTCGTattttagaacaaaataaatattttttttcgcactgtttttaaattaaaacctagttaaaaaaatctctACAGTACCTTTTATACCtttgttatttatgttaattggCAAGCTATTATAGTTTCTAGAGTTTCGTGTTGCCGAGTTTCAAATCAATTCCTATTCCAGATCGATCAGATATTCAGATTCATCATCCATTtaccatgtatattttaaaaaatagttatattattattaataaccatTAATTCTATACCCTAAGTCCCTAAACAATTAGCTAAACCTtgctatttacatattataataatttttgtttgaaaaggATTTCTATAAGTCCATTTGTTACTGTATTTACATTCATAGGAAGCAATATAGCTAGAGTTCAGACTGAATCCATTCCATGCACTGTCACTTCGATGGCATTTTTCGACAAGCTCTTGGATCCAAACAATGGCATCGTCTGCTTTAGCGGCACTGGTGACGACGGTATTCACGCAATACACCAGTGTATGGAAGTATGCAAAAACGGcatatacatttcaaataagCTGAAAATggtacaacttttatttttaagcaaacCATGTATgcattgtacatttgtacaatatacacagCCCTAcgctgtaattaataattaatactttgtaataggtactttatacaAGTACCAATTACAAGgctagtttatattatataatatataaataatttaataatatcataattttacccTCATCATCAGCCGCTCGGGGCAATAATAGTAAACCCTTCCTTAAATTCGGCCCTGctgtttattacttaatagatataggtacttacaatagatgacattatattttagaatctaaaagaGTACCTACTCTTTGGGAGTTTATGGGTTAAGAgcttataagaaaaaatccaCTGTTTACGACTTGACGAGTTGACGAGTTTGAAGTTTGACGCTAAAAtcggaatattttataaaaataaatttagttttagtaaCCTAGAAGGTATACTAATTACTAGGAAAGTAGTgcgtacctaataatttaatatacctatcttcTTATTAGAGTATATTACgctatataaatgattttttaatatattatctataaataaaatattaaaaaattgtttacttaGGTTAAGTGCAATATCATGCATTATGAATCGCGATGTggatcatttattatttgtttaattacctatctgattaattattattatgattcatttaacatataatgtataggtattgtatattatgatttatgttatGGAATATACTATGCATAGAAACTAGAAACAAAAGTACCTATGAAATGGAAATGAATGTGTAAAGACTCTTTATACCTACTCTCAGTTCTCACTACTAGTCACTCACTGTTTAACTACCACGGTCCACGACCTATCTATAATAACGGTACCACATATTCCAACACGGGTCGTAgacttaaataacaaatacatcGATGTCCCATATAAGAGTGTCGTGTAGGTACTCTCgtaaatgataatatggtATAGACCGATAGGCGATagccgtataggtatattatgaatttatgaatatattataatatattgatcacCGACGAGATTGAGTAATACCTATGCACACTTCAAATTCTAGATGCTGTTTGACGATGAATgcgaagaatattttttgtacaacgAAGATGAACGCGCAGAATTCATGTTTCGGCTGTTGCAGCATTTCTCAATCGGTGGCCAGTGGTGTCAAGATGACGTAGTTGTCGAACCGTACTTAGAcgcaataaaatacatttacaaagATCTACTCGCGTGAGCAAATCATActataaaccataataattgtaatttattagtttcatAAATTTGAGTTGATTCAAGTTTTCCTTGTTTCAGAGTCGAAAAAATTCCTGAGTCTGGAATACAAGTCTCGTCCAAGATGTACCAAGTCGTTGCTTTCGATTCCAATGACACAGTTTTATTTCCAAAAGAAATCAAAAGCCCCATACCGTATAGTTTCGCATATTTAGTTGTAAATCCTAAATCTCGGACTGTcgcattattttttcataatgttGGTGACAAaatttatacttgaaaaaatattctttttattagttttttctattatttattcagttgtgttttatttcaaaactttaCGTTATGTGTGTGGTCCGTTTAGagttatacctaatttataacaaatagcttaaatttttttaaaaataaaccgaTTTTTGTCAATTGcgattattgttatagtttataccatACAGAAAATAATCGAAGAATATTCACCTCTTCATTattccaataataaatatgtataatattccaataagtctagaacttaaatttaggttgtgaataataatttttattattcattatttttaagtaatgaactaattaagtaataaaatggaTTCTTCTTAATGTagtcataaattaaatcatttaaatctatTGAGAAGTTCAAAGTTGACTATAATGTTGTCATATGACTATTCTTGAAAGCAATTTTCTAATTATGTTAACCAATTATCactattaggtaggtaatacaTACAATGATAAAGATGCTTaacatataattgataaatataagttacaattttgttttgaagaatatttatttctattctttgaaaactgttaagtttacatatttataaagtaggtatctaataaGTATCTACCCTTAagtctaaaatgtaataaaacaattttttttaaatctctcTCACAGCAAATATAACACCTATAGTAgtagtattacatattataaatgcatttaagtgcttaaaaatacttttacaagCTTACTTCATTAATCACAATATcatcatacataaataaaaatcactgaAATAGAatacagtttaaaatgtttctaaAACTAGTGttagaaaaaacaaaacatatttctaCCATCAAATAAATGGTTTACTTAGGACATATGTAAATTAGCTTTATtagattaacaaattatattcaataaatttaataacagttaaatatatataaaaaaaaaactgtcaattattaatattttaaatatactaactaaatttcaaataaagctTATATAGTatcaatagtttttgttttaatacataaaatctttgacatttattatgtaaatttatattgtttatttttagcatGAATTGAGTAATTTTGatcaattatagattttatgacAATGTAAAAAGTATTCTCATTTAATTTTGTCTATAGTGAAAAGAAGAAATATCTAGTAcagaaaactattttattactatttcttaagttgtttttttttaattatttttcaaattgaataataacaagatTCATGCATATTAACAAAGCATTTGaggtcaatttttttaaaaaaccataaaaaaaagtaaaacataaataataaatttaactagttTTTATAgagataaattataagaaaaaataatatttagtgtcTTGgtagaacaaataaaaacaaatgaaattttcttaataaattggacaccatgtatttatacaaataccttattacatacatttttaaatattttgagacCCGCTTTTGTGCatactttgattttatatactgaaatataacataacatattaatgtCCAAGTTGTGGTCGATGATGTTGTTGTTCTTCGTTATCCACCAAATAAGTAAGAAAGGCAGTGAACAAAAATATTCCAGTCAATATTCCCAGGGTACCCGTAGATGTATAAgagaaaaatgtgtaaaactgGATTCTAGCATACCAcagtaatgatattattattgtgattaaaGCAGATAACAATGTTGCCAAATTCCATTCGCGTTGAACTGGTCCAGGTTGACGCTGACCATGACGTATCATATTTGGTAGTGGTTGCTCATTAGTATCATGGTTTACAGGATCAGGGGTTTGTTGGGCATTAGCTGTAGGACGAGGCTGATGTATAAGACAGTGTACAACACAGTTATCATGAAGACCACAACTACTTAGTGATGCTTCATCATCATGTAATACTTTTCCTTGAAATATCaaacgaataattttatttgatgataGTTCATTGGTAAAATGtctcctaaaataaaaataacaacataatatttacaaaaacatattcatTCATTGTTCAATTGTTACCATACCTTTTGAAAACACCAACATTTTCTTGTAGCCTTCCTTGAACTAAACgacaattatcatttaaatatttaagtcgtATTCTTATAGAGTCTTCATACATCTGTGGTTCATTATCAATATCATTGGTACTATCACTTTGACTAGATTCATTTAACTGTTCAGTTTTGGTTACATCACTATTAGCAGTGGTAGGATTATCACTTTTATTTTGAGAATTATCATTGCTCAAAGTTGAATTTGTTTGAATTGCATCATTTAATGGAACTGTTTCAGCTGTTGATTGTTCagctgaaattatttatttcataaacttattacataaataactaaaaataaaattactgcaAGTAAATAGAGTGATGCTAAAAGCAATAGtcgttatttatagttatattaatcaatGGTAAAGATTATTGGTTAgagctataaaaaataaacttctttaatcaaaaacataaattattagagGCTATTCatcaagaataattattaatgtattgcaTAGTGGTATCTATTAAAtgactattattaaaagttaagtatgaataattaaatttattatcaataaatacacagttaaaatgatattgtaatttttaaaggtaCTGGTTCATTAAAGATCtgtcattaatcattaataatttatcaattttgagAATATTTATCTTCTAATTTCTAGGGCGATAGCTTTTACAAGAGTATTTTTCtgaaacaattattgaaatcaacaataatatctaatatgcTTACTTATTGCTGGACTAGGAATTACAGGCGCAGCTCTTGCAGTATCGTGGTGTCTTCTTCTTGTACGCCTTTCCAAAATGAAAACAGCACCACGGAATATTTGCATTTCGGCTACTTGTGTAGACATccataacaatacaattagcACAACAACAAATAGTATTCCAAAAAACTGAATAACTTCATCACCAAATCCCTCCACTAATGCCAtatctacataattataaattaataaaaatgaacactGTAGTCTGCATTTATCATCAATGGTATGCAAATAacttactgttttattttactcaagAATCACGATTCTTCAGTTTTTCCCACTCATTTACatgattattgtattaacaCCAAATACAACTACCTAGGTAGTGcttcattattatagtattaagtatCAACAttcactatatttattttattattattggattatacaatttcaaggttgttaaaatattagtatttttaatgattacggtaaaacaaattaacttaAGTAAACTACGAAAGATATTAAACTAGTTTGAGCCCTTGAAATCGAAGgccaaatatacaattttaaatttaatctcaaTCTAGATGTCAACCATAGATTATTGAGCGACTTGCGACTTCGCGAATTGCAACTATCAGCctatttttccaatttattaaattaaaaaaaaaaatacattaataaatttattattgataatattataaacatatgacAACAAAACCTGTTACCAAGtaagtaaacaattattattcatactacTAACGCTATCTCGTATTCTGGTGTACAACTTCTAACTGGAATTTATTGGCTGAATAAGTAAAtggtaaaaaacaatataataatatgtactataaaaataataactaaggTAAAGGCATAAAGCATAGACTGGATCATGACGAAATAACTGACATGGACtggataaaatagatatattataggatttatagtaaattgaaaattcaaagtACATTGAtcacagatatataataaatatctatgatATTGATAGTTAtacttatgtacttatatcatGAACAGAAGTTTTTATGAGGTATAATTTACaccatatacatttatagttataagtacttgtttagtacaaaatattcacCTTGGgtaaatggtaatttttttttgaaaaataaaattgtagaagcataaatagaacaataatttataataattttttttttttaaatttttatcactaAATCTATTATTGAGAACATGAATATTCTCCAATGTTCATGAATGAGTAATATCTACAGCCGtgatagtaaaaaatacagatatgtattaatatccgtatacctaaatattaaacgtGGTGATtactgataaatgataaaaaatatttattattaattcctgaataaaattgttgataattttgttgtataatttataaaatgcagCTTATTATTCAAGCTTATTTCGAATTACGAtggcaaaaaataaaagtcaaaagatttttaaccaaaaattatCCACTGttacaatacctattaattttaatagtaataggtactacataaaatacatggTTTGAAATGTTGATAGATTTTCGATACATTTCATAAACCATAATCGGCATAATCAGATTGTTTATGGAAAGTTTTATTCCAAAAATGAAGTCCACCCCCACTGTCGTTctcataagtaaaaaataataggtagagTATGAGGTACtctattaatattctataagtaAATATCACAGGGCATGGGCTAAGATTTGAAAgatcatgatatattatgaatactatGTATTAg from Aphis gossypii isolate Hap1 chromosome 1, ASM2018417v2, whole genome shotgun sequence includes these protein-coding regions:
- the LOC114120952 gene encoding cilia- and flagella-associated protein 300-like isoform X1, coding for MSNLTYTFYHLPNKEPVGLCNKIVQGYLLKWSMKKCLRINYYAFNQEFKSDDINQFALDFFRDNNVANNLQASFNEFAGNNIARVQTESIPCTVTSMAFFDKLLDPNNGIVCFSGTGDDGIHAIHQCMEVCKNGIYISNKLKMMLFDDECEEYFLYNEDERAEFMFRLLQHFSIGGQWCQDDVVVEPYLDAIKYIYKDLLAVEKIPESGIQVSSKMYQVVAFDSNDTVLFPKEIKSPIPYSFAYLVVNPKSRTVALFFHNVGDKIYT
- the LOC114120950 gene encoding rRNA methyltransferase 2, mitochondrial — protein: MMEKITFCKSWSFLKTFTRNHSSKEWLLRQKTDPYVEKAKIKSYRCRSAFKLLQMDDRFSILKPGQCVIDIGAAPGSWSQVAASKINSTSTNSEIPTGLLIGIDLQQMYPIKGVTLLGNSDFTSPKTWQKIKELLNGRPIDVVLSDMAPNASGVKHLDHDLIIKLAYSVIKFAVLNSNVGATCLIKILDGNQNSEIENTLLKFYSNVKFVKPEASRSDSAEKYLLARGFKGLKQS
- the LOC114120952 gene encoding cilia- and flagella-associated protein 300-like isoform X4 gives rise to the protein MKKCLRINYYAFNQEFKSDDINQFALDFFRDNNVANNLQASFNEFAGNNIARVQTESIPCTVTSMAFFDKLLDPNNGIVCFSGTGDDGIHAIHQCMEVCKNGIYISNKLKMMLFDDECEEYFLYNEDERAEFMFRLLQHFSIGGQWCQDDVVVEPYLDAIKYIYKDLLAVEKIPESGIQVSSKMYQVVAFDSNDTVLFPKEIKSPIPYSFAYLVVNPKSRTVALFFHNVGDKIYT
- the LOC114120952 gene encoding cilia- and flagella-associated protein 300-like isoform X2; this encodes MSMKKCLRINYYAFNQEFKSDDINQFALDFFRDNNVANNLQASFNEFAGNNIARVQTESIPCTVTSMAFFDKLLDPNNGIVCFSGTGDDGIHAIHQCMEVCKNGIYISNKLKMMLFDDECEEYFLYNEDERAEFMFRLLQHFSIGGQWCQDDVVVEPYLDAIKYIYKDLLAVEKIPESGIQVSSKMYQVVAFDSNDTVLFPKEIKSPIPYSFAYLVVNPKSRTVALFFHNVGDKIYT
- the LOC114120952 gene encoding cilia- and flagella-associated protein 300-like isoform X3; its protein translation is MSMKKCLRINYYAFNQEFKSDDINQFALDFFRDNNVANNLQASFNEFAGNNIARVQTESIPCTVTSMAFFDKLLDPNNGIVCFSGTGDDGIHAIHQCMEVCKNGIYISNKLKMMLFDDECEEYFLYNEDERAEFMFRLLQHFSIGGQWCQDDVVVEPYLDAIKYIYKDLLAVEKIPESGIQVSSKMYQVVAFDSNDTVLFPKEIKSPIPYSFAYLVVNPKSRTVALFFHNVGDKIYT
- the LOC114120958 gene encoding transmembrane and ubiquitin-like domain-containing protein 1 — protein: MALVEGFGDEVIQFFGILFVVVLIVLLWMSTQVAEMQIFRGAVFILERRTRRRHHDTARAAPVIPSPAITEQSTAETVPLNDAIQTNSTLSNDNSQNKSDNPTTANSDVTKTEQLNESSQSDSTNDIDNEPQMYEDSIRIRLKYLNDNCRLVQGRLQENVGVFKRRHFTNELSSNKIIRLIFQGKVLHDDEASLSSCGLHDNCVVHCLIHQPRPTANAQQTPDPVNHDTNEQPLPNMIRHGQRQPGPVQREWNLATLLSALITIIISLLWYARIQFYTFFSYTSTGTLGILTGIFLFTAFLTYLVDNEEQQHHRPQLGH